In a genomic window of Salmo trutta chromosome 32, fSalTru1.1, whole genome shotgun sequence:
- the LOC115171762 gene encoding NACHT, LRR and PYD domains-containing protein 1-like, which produces MLNPEIDKERTTHNHNPTYRLQCPKAGLFQCSSTGLVFLMEGKGNVVYMMTQWDSSFLGSMTPAGPLFSIDCPEQSVLQLHLPHCMCDDEKLSVAHVTDGSMEIVQPLKTTATHVIINITHLSLFGLIRDVFSFLPVRSQVLLFFRPQGNRPQQRMLNVMLLPKNVPLCEVEHQQKGSTFIQSSSNCTLSPRGKYGLCCELVANSRIQPTSGQFDYDYSPNFHPIFQVFLDGMSGKENIRQSLLDRGSNDQIVWECLIPTG; this is translated from the exons ATGTTAAATCCTGAGATTGACAAAGAACGTACAACACATAACCACAACCCTACATATAG GCTTCAATGCCCCAAGGCAGGTCTTTTCCAGTGCAGTTCCACTGGACTGGTGTTTCTGATGGAAGGGAAGGGAAATGTGGTTTACATGATGACTCAATGGGACAGCAGCTTCCTGGGCTCCATGACACCAGCAGGACCCCTATTCAGCATTGACTGTCCTGAGCAGTCTGTCCTCCAACTGCATCTCCcacactgtatgtgtgatg ATGAGAAATTGTCCGTAGCCCATGTTACTGATGGCAGCATGGAGATTGTTCAGCCACTGAAGACGACTGCTACACACGTGATTATAAACATCACACACCTCTCCCTCTTTGGCCTCATCAGGGATGTGTTCTCCTTCCTCCCGGTCCGAAGCCAGGTGCTGCTGTTCTTCCGACCACAAGGGAACAGACCCCAGCAGCGCATGCTGAATGTTATGTTGTTGCCCAAGAATGTGCCACTTTGTGAG gtggaacaTCAACAGAAAGGGAGTACTTTCATTCAATCCAGCTCCAACTGCACATTGAGTCCTAGAGGAAAATATGGTCTCTGCTGTGAGCTGGTGGCAAATTCTAGGATACAGCCAACA AGTGGGCAGTTTGACTATGACTATAGCCCAAACTTCCACCCCATATTTCAGGTGTTTTTAGACGGCATGTCGGGGAAAGAGAACATCAGACAGAGTCTTTTAGACAGAGGAAGTAATGACCAAATAGTGTGGGAGTGTCTAATTCCAACAGGTTAG